A window of the Janthinobacterium agaricidamnosum NBRC 102515 = DSM 9628 genome harbors these coding sequences:
- a CDS encoding RrF2 family transcriptional regulator produces the protein MRLTAYTDYTLRTLMYLGMNLDRLVTIQDIADLHAISKNHLMKVVHQLGLSGIVETVRGRNGGLRLKRDPADINIGAIVRDTETDFFMAECFNTAHNTCPLTPGCKLKSALAEATRAYLAVLDQVSLASLLKPAADRPGTALAPGVIALHQLKKPA, from the coding sequence ATGCGACTGACCGCCTACACCGACTACACCCTGCGCACCCTGATGTACCTGGGCATGAACCTGGATCGCCTTGTGACGATCCAGGACATCGCCGACCTGCATGCGATCTCCAAGAATCACTTGATGAAAGTGGTGCATCAACTGGGCTTGTCCGGCATCGTCGAAACCGTGCGCGGCAGGAATGGCGGATTGCGCCTCAAGCGCGACCCGGCGGACATCAATATCGGCGCCATCGTGCGCGACACCGAAACCGATTTTTTCATGGCCGAGTGTTTTAATACGGCCCACAACACCTGCCCGCTGACGCCGGGCTGCAAGCTCAAGTCGGCGCTGGCCGAAGCGACCCGGGCCTACCTGGCCGTGCTCGACCAGGTCAGCCTGGCGTCGCTGCTGAAACCTGCGGCGGACAGGCCCGGCACGGCGCTGGCGCCGGGCGTGATAGCGCTACATCAGCTTAAGAAACCAGCTTAA
- the hmpA gene encoding NO-inducible flavohemoprotein — MLSIEHRNIVSATVPVLEQGGETLTRHFYKNLFRDYPEVAPYFNQAHQHHGDQQRALANAVLMYARNIERLENLGPLVSTIVNKHVALQIRREHYPMVGASLLQAIREVLGAETATDAVLEAWGAAYGQLADILAGAEAALYDEKAAAPGGWTGARDFVVRDKIVESAEITSFVLAPSDGGPVLDFAPGQYIGVLVTIDGVELRRQYSLSAASNGVDYRISIKREHGGKVSNFFHDQVRQGASVRLSPPSGEFVLRDGDKPLVLISGGVGITPTLAMLTAALRTRRPVHFIHSARHGGVHAFREHIEQLAASHPQLSRYYCYAEALDEHAAPHAVGLLGREQLGQWLPPSRDVDAYFLGPTPFMQAVKRHLTDLGVPEAQTHYEFFGPAGALD, encoded by the coding sequence ATGTTGAGCATCGAACACCGCAATATCGTCAGCGCCACCGTTCCGGTCCTGGAGCAGGGCGGCGAAACGCTGACCCGTCATTTTTACAAGAACCTGTTCCGCGATTACCCTGAAGTGGCGCCTTATTTTAACCAGGCGCACCAGCACCATGGCGACCAGCAGCGCGCGCTGGCCAACGCGGTGCTGATGTATGCACGCAATATCGAGCGCCTGGAAAACCTGGGGCCGCTGGTATCGACCATCGTCAACAAGCACGTCGCGCTGCAAATCCGCCGCGAGCATTATCCGATGGTCGGGGCCAGCCTGCTGCAGGCGATCCGTGAAGTGCTGGGCGCGGAAACCGCCACCGACGCGGTGCTGGAAGCGTGGGGCGCCGCGTATGGCCAGCTGGCCGATATCCTGGCCGGCGCCGAGGCGGCGCTGTATGACGAAAAAGCGGCGGCCCCTGGCGGCTGGACCGGCGCGCGCGACTTCGTGGTGCGCGACAAGATCGTCGAAAGCGCCGAAATCACGTCGTTCGTGCTGGCGCCCAGCGATGGCGGCCCGGTGCTGGACTTCGCGCCGGGCCAATACATCGGCGTGCTGGTCACGATCGATGGCGTCGAACTGCGCCGCCAGTATTCGCTGTCGGCGGCCAGCAACGGTGTCGATTACCGCATCAGCATCAAGCGCGAACACGGCGGCAAGGTGTCGAATTTCTTCCACGACCAGGTGCGGCAGGGCGCCAGCGTGCGCCTGTCGCCGCCATCGGGCGAATTCGTCTTGCGCGACGGCGACAAGCCGCTGGTGCTGATCAGCGGCGGCGTCGGCATCACGCCGACGCTGGCGATGCTGACGGCGGCGCTGCGCACCAGGCGCCCGGTACATTTCATCCACTCGGCGCGGCATGGCGGCGTGCACGCCTTCCGCGAGCATATCGAGCAATTGGCGGCCAGCCACCCGCAATTGTCGCGCTATTACTGCTACGCGGAAGCGCTGGATGAACATGCGGCGCCGCATGCGGTGGGTTTGCTCGGCCGCGAACAATTAGGCCAATGGCTGCCGCCATCGCGCGACGTGGATGCGTATTTTCTTGGTCCGACGCCGTTCATGCAGGCGGTCAAGCGCCATCTGACCGATCTCGGCGTGCCGGAAGCGCAAACCCACTATGAGTTTTTCGGCCCGGCCGGCGCGCTGGATTAA
- a CDS encoding hemerythrin domain-containing protein yields MNIDKFKQQHLDILAAIAALRSLAQDGIGENAPRIAAQIVAMSGLIKLHLAVERRYLYPALQTAGNPALARMSRQYQGEMDGIVDAYLAFAGKWNTAPQVAAQPEQFRSDANHVLKTLYQRMQREDREFYPAIEAFDAGRQAA; encoded by the coding sequence ATGAACATCGATAAATTCAAGCAGCAGCACCTGGATATCCTCGCCGCGATCGCGGCCTTGCGCAGCCTGGCGCAAGACGGCATCGGCGAGAACGCGCCGCGTATTGCCGCGCAGATCGTCGCGATGAGCGGTCTTATCAAATTGCATCTGGCGGTCGAGCGGCGTTATCTGTATCCCGCCTTGCAAACGGCGGGTAATCCCGCGCTGGCTCGCATGAGCCGGCAATATCAAGGCGAAATGGATGGCATCGTCGATGCCTACCTGGCGTTTGCCGGCAAGTGGAACACCGCGCCCCAGGTCGCAGCGCAGCCCGAACAATTCCGCAGCGACGCCAACCATGTGCTGAAAACGCTGTATCAGCGCATGCAGCGCGAAGACCGCGAATTTTATCCGGCGATCGAGGCATTTGACGCCGGTCGGCAGGCCGCCTGA
- a CDS encoding thioesterase II family protein: MNPSINPSAWLLRKPGAPRRLRLYCFCYAGGSAVSFMPWQALLDPAIEVCAIQLPGRGPRLAEAPYEALPPLIETLALMTGAAGELPFAFFGHSLGALIAFELARYHQRHDLPMPRHLFVSGCAAPQHRGVSRQLHALSDDGLIDALKEYNGTPPEILAHRELMQMVLPAIRADFRLVEQYQYRASLPLNIPVTALAGRRDERIGEEEVAGWGKETSLPLAVEWYQGDHFFIHPERDAVLRRISATLAGLLQLL, translated from the coding sequence ATGAATCCAAGCATCAATCCATCCGCCTGGCTGTTGCGCAAGCCCGGCGCTCCGCGCCGCTTGCGGCTCTACTGTTTTTGTTATGCCGGCGGCAGCGCCGTCAGTTTCATGCCGTGGCAAGCGTTGCTCGACCCGGCCATCGAAGTGTGTGCGATCCAGTTGCCGGGACGCGGCCCGCGCCTGGCGGAAGCGCCATACGAAGCGCTGCCGCCGCTGATCGAAACGCTGGCCCTGATGACCGGCGCCGCGGGCGAATTGCCGTTCGCCTTTTTCGGGCATAGCCTGGGCGCGCTGATCGCCTTCGAACTGGCGCGTTATCACCAGCGCCATGACCTGCCCATGCCGCGCCACCTGTTCGTGTCCGGCTGCGCCGCGCCGCAGCACCGGGGCGTGTCGCGGCAACTGCATGCCTTGTCGGACGACGGCTTGATCGACGCCTTGAAAGAGTATAACGGCACGCCGCCCGAAATCCTGGCGCACCGCGAATTGATGCAAATGGTGCTGCCGGCGATACGCGCCGATTTCCGGCTGGTCGAGCAATACCAGTACCGGGCCAGCCTGCCGTTGAACATTCCCGTCACGGCGCTGGCCGGCCGGCGCGACGAGCGCATCGGCGAGGAAGAGGTGGCGGGCTGGGGCAAGGAAACCAGCCTGCCGCTGGCGGTCGAATGGTATCAGGGCGATCACTTCTTCATCCACCCGGAGCGCGATGCGGTGCTGCGCCGCATTTCGGCGACCTTGGCCGGATTGTTGCAGCTGCTGTAA